The Chaetodon auriga isolate fChaAug3 chromosome 3, fChaAug3.hap1, whole genome shotgun sequence genome has a window encoding:
- the commd2 gene encoding COMM domain-containing protein 2 — protein sequence MLLVLSEDLKEHLAFLLTIDAAVVGEFGRIALEFLRRGTSPKIYEGAARKLCVPVEMVQHGVEGLMFLMTESSKHMISEVDFLDSVLVLGFGEELNQILLQLYLQHHNQIRSILSQLPSSLPAYHSLEWRLDVQLASRSVHQQVIPMLMMHLLLRRGCDSSSSSSSSSSRVLQTDPNTLLHLISTLEAALAAMKTSHARRILRNIK from the exons ATGCTGCTAGTTTTGTCTGAAGACCTTAAAGAACACCTCGCCTTCCTGCTGACGATTGACGCCGCAG tggTTGGAGAGTTTGGTCGCATAGCACTGGAGTTCCTAAGGAGAGGAACCAGTCCCAAGATCTATGAGGGAGCAGCCA GGAAgctgtgtgttcctgtggaAATGGTGCAGCATGGAGTGGAAGGCCTGATGTTTCTGATGACAGAGAGCTCCAAACACATG ATCTCTGAAGTGGATTTCCTGGATTCAGTGCTCGTTTTGGGGTTTGGTGAAGAGCTTAACCAGATCCTCTTACAG CTGTACCTGCAGCACCACAATCAGATCCGCAGCATTCTGAGTCAGCTTCCCTCCAGCCTGCCTGCCTACCACAGCCTGGAGTGGAGACTGGATGTACAG TTGGCGAGTCGTTCAGTCCATCAGCAGGTCATTCCCATGCTGATGATGCATCTGCTTCTAAGGAGAGgttgtgacagcagcagcagcagcagcagcagcagcagcagggttcTCCAGACAGACCCCAATACCCTTCTTCACCTTATCTCCACACTGGAGGCTGCTCTGGCTGCCATGAAAACTAGTCACGCTCGCCGTATATTACGCAACATCAAATAA